Proteins co-encoded in one Fusarium fujikuroi IMI 58289 draft genome, chromosome FFUJ_chr06 genomic window:
- a CDS encoding related to sterigmatocystin 7-O-methyltransferase precursor: protein MAESHISSHSQSPQSLDTSLMVQLARKITEETEKLDGYLKANGLQDLGFDVNAPGDLPKLPDDIQRSRIEISSATKQLELLVRGPREAVRWGIWSYLDTLSLHILNSYGIPNLVPLEGSIALAELQSKTGLDRINLARALRHAMTNKIFQEPTPGFIAHTAASKMLAQDASLQAWVRLNGEDFLPAGAHTLEALRADPEATSLTRTGFNYAWGTVDKEPMFATFGKDPPRGKRFAEAMASLTGGEGYEVRYLVDSYDFSEINNNKGTLVDVGGSHGFVCVDLAKKWDKMKFVVQDLAKTISSAPEPICADQEVAQRISLQVHDFFTEQPVKDADAYYFRWILHNYSTPYAVKILKNLVPALKPGARVIINDHCLREPGAENYWDEKVMRSMDLLMLTLLNAQERTEKEFEELFRAADERFVFKGVSRPEGCRMSIIEAVWQP, encoded by the exons AAAAGCTCGATGGGTATTTGAAGGCCAATGGTCTTCAGGACTTGGGTTTCGATGTCAATGCCCCGGGAGATCTCCCCAAGCTGCCGGATGATATACAGAGAAGTCGCATTGAGATCTCCTCTGCGACCAAACAGctcgagcttcttgttcgAGGACCCAGAGAAGCTGTCAGATGGGGCATATGGAGT TATCTTGACACCTTGAGCCTCCACATACTGAACAGCTATGGAATTC CCAATCTCGTACCTCTGGAGGGATCTATTGCTTTGGCGGAACTCCAAAGCAAGACTGGACTGGACCGCATAAATCTGGCTCGCGCTCTTCGTCATGCTATGACAAATAAGATTTTCCAGGAGCCGACACCGGGGTTCATAGCACACACTGCCGCATCAAAGATGCTTGCTCAGGACGCCAGTCTCCAAGCCTGGGTAAGGTTGAATGGAGAGGATTTCCTACCAGCCGGGGCCCATACCTTGGAGGCTCTTCGTGCCGACCCAGAAGCGACCTCACTCACACGGACGGGCTTCAACTATGCATGGGGGACAGTGGATAAAGAGCCGATGTTTGCAACATTCGGCAAAGACCCTCCCAGAGGAAAGCGATTTGCAGAGGCTATGGCAAGCCTGACAGGCGGCGAGGGCTATGAGGTTCGCTACCTCGTCGATAGCTACGACTTTTCCgaaatcaacaacaacaaaggcaCATTGGTGGATGTCGGTGGTTCCCATGGCTTCGTGTGCGTCGATCTAGCCAAGAAATGGGATAAAATGAAATTCGTGGTACAAGATTTAGCAAAGACAATCAGCAGCGCCCCAGAGCCGATATGCGCAGATCAAGAGGTAGCTCAACGCATATCTCTCCAGGTCCATGATTTCTTTACTGAGCAGCCAGTCAAGGATGCCGATG CGTACTACTTCCGCTGGATACTCCATAACTACTCCACCCCATATGccgtcaagatcctcaaaaACCTAGTCCCAGCTCTCAAACCGGGTGCGcgtgtcatcatcaacgatcaTTGTCTCCGTGAGCCGGGGGCTGAAAACTACTGGGATGAAAAAGTCATGCGGAGTATGGacctgttgatgttgacctTGTTGAATGCCCAAGAGCGGACAGAAAAGGAGTTTGAAGAGCTCTTTAGGGCTGCCGACGAGCGCTTCGTGTTCAAA gGTGTAAGCAGACCGGAGGGATGTAGGATGAGCATTATCGAGGCAGTTTGGCAGCCTTGA